A window of Gammaproteobacteria bacterium genomic DNA:
CCTCAGCGAGTCAAGAGCCCTCAGCGAGTCAAGAGCCCTCAGCGAGTCAAGAGCCCTCAGCGAGTCAAGAGCCCTCAGCGAGTCAAGAGCCCTCAGCGAATATAGAACACCCCGTACCCGCGGAGCTTTCAGAGCGCACCTTACAGCAAAAGTTGAAGCAAGCGCAGCAACGTTGGCAAGAACTCCATTTGCCTAAAGGTTACTCGCGAGCGACTGAGCTGAGTCGACGTTACGAGCAATTACGAAAACAGGTACAAAATCGCATTCGGCAAATACAACAGCAGCAGGTGCAACAACAACAGGCTCGTGAACAGGAACTGTGGCAGCTGTGTCAGCAACTGGAATCCCTGGTCTACGCATGTGTAACGGGTGTTGTCGGGGACGACAGTCGTCTTACTTTGTCGAACTGCCAGGCGCGATGGCAGGAATTGATGGTGTCCGATTCCCGGCTTATTGCAATTTTGCAGCAACGGTATTCTATTGTAACGGATTTGTTAAATCGCATATTCAGCGATCCATCCGTAATTTCAGGTGATACTCTATATGAACGGGAGTCAGAAATAGCTGAAGCAAAAAAAATCCTTTGTTTGCGTATGGAAGTATTAGCGGGGGTTGATTCTCCTGCTGAGGCAAAGCAGGATCGCATGGAATATCAAGTTGCGCAGCTGGCGGAAAAAATGAAACAAGGAGAGTTGCATGATTCCGGTGAAGAAACCATAGAAATTCTGCGGCAGTGGCACAACAGCGGATTGTTGTCGCCACAAGTTGCCGAACCTCTGGAGCAACGGTTTTGCCGGGCGTATCAGGCCATTCTTTAATGTCTTACAAATAGTTAAGTGCGGGCAGTGCGGCGGTGACGGTTGTCATTGAAGGAATCAACAAGATTCTCCCTGATGAAAGAAACAGTTGCTTAGCGAAGCGTTAAGTTGTAAATAATGCTTTATAATTGAGCAAATGGTTCTAAAATAATCGGTGAGCCTTGGTTTTGAGTAATAGGGCACAGTTCCGGAATTGAGTCTGGATTATTTTGGCAGTGGAGGCTGGGCGTGCCGTTATCGGCATGAGCGCGCTTGCAGGGTATTGAGAGCGACTAAGAATGAATCTAAAAACCAATCGTGAACAAAGCCATTCCCCTCAAATTCTGGTTGTGGATGATGAGCGTGATGCCCGTTTATTAATTCGGAAGGAATTGGAGGCGGCTGGGTTTGGTGTTTATGAATCGCCTGATGGCGTTTCTGCTTTGACTGATATTACCCGCTATCAACCCGATCTGGTTTTGCTCGATGTTAAAATGCCGGGCATGGATGGTATTTCCGTCTGCCAGTCCATTCGTGCGATGGAAGCGTTTAAAAAAATCCCCATTCTTATGTTAACCGGTGTGGATGGTTTGGAATATATCCGCCGGGCTTTTGACGCCGGTGCTACTGATTTTATTAATAAAACCACCAATCTGGGTTTTGTGTCTCAACGAATTCGTTATGTGTTGCGTAACATTGAACAACAGGATGCACTGTTTACCAATCAACGCCAACTGGAAGAGGCACAACGGGTGGCTAAGTTGGGATACTGGAAATTCAGTGTAGATATCAGCAATTTTTCCTTGTCGGAACAGGCACGGAAAATATTGTGTATCAGTCCTACAGGATTTGATAACACACTAAACGGGTATCTCAATCTGATTCATATCAGTGACCGCGATATGATGAAGTCTGCTATCGAATGCGCGTTATACGAAAAAGAGTCTTTCAGTATTGATTACCGCATTATCGATGTCACCGGCAAAAAAATTTATATCCATTCTCAAGGCGAAGTGGTGGAAGGGGTAGACGGTTCTGTGATAGCGATTTTGGCCACAGTTCAAGACATTTCTGAACGCAAAAAATCCGAGGCCACTTTTGAGCACATGGCGTTGTATGACGGCTTGACGGATTTATGCAATCGCAGCTTGTTTCAAAACCGCCTGGCCCATTCCATGGCCATGGCTCACCGCGAAGAGAAGCTGTTGGCTTTGTGTTTCCTGGATCTGGATAACTTTAAGCAGGTTAACGATACCTTGGGGCATGCGGTAGGTGACGAGTTACTAAAATCCGTGGCTAAACGCTTAAAATCCAGTATGCGCCAAGGGGATGTTATTGCCCGTTTGGGAGGGGATGAATTCGGTATTGTGGTCGAAGGTTTGAGCACTATAGACGAACTGGAAAAAATCGTCACGAAGTTGCGCAACCGTCTGGGGAAAATGCACCATATTCGTGGGCACGATTTACTGGTGAGCGCCAGCATTGGTGTCACTCTCTATCCTCTGGATAGTGCTGACAAAAATACTATCCTGGCTAATGCCGACGCTGCGATGTATAAGGCCAAGGAGTTAGGGGGTAATCGGTTTTGCTTTTACAGCCATGATATGGACGATCGCTCCCATCGCCGTTTGGATATGGAGCAAAAACTGCGTAATGCGTTAAAAAATAACGAATTACGTGTTTATTACCAACCTCGGATGCAATTGGACAGCGGCGATATTGTGGCGGTGGAAGCCTTATTGCGTTGGCAACATCCGGACTTTGGATTACTCCCGCCGTCCAAGTTTATCAAGATCGCTGAGGAAACCGGCCTCATTTACCCCATCGGCTTGTGGCTCTTAAAATCCGCATGCACTCAAATACTGAAGTGGAAGCGTCTGGGACTGGGGGATTTACATCTGGCCATCAATATGTCCGGACGGCAGTTTGCGCAGCAGGACATGATAAGGCACATGCAAAAAATTATGTTGGAAATAGGCTTTAATCCTCAGCATTTAATTATAGAAATTACCGAAAATGTCGCCATGCGCAATATTACCAGTGTCACCGAAACCCTGAGCCAGATAAAAGCCATGGGAGCGGTGGTTGCCATAGACGATTTCGGGGCAGGGCATTCCTCCATGAATCATTTGCAACGGTTACCTATCGATATGTTAAACATCGATCGATCCTTTATTATGAATGTAGCCGGGCGTGAGCGTGACGGAGCCACCGCCAGAGCCATTATTGCCTTGGCTCATGGATTAGGTTTGAAAGTCATTGCAGAAGGTGTGGAAACGCAAACCCAAGTGGATTTCTTGCGGAAATACAAATGTGATGCGATGCAGGGCCATTTTATCAGCCCCCCGGTTCCTGCCGCCGAAGTGGTGCCTTTGCTTGAATCCCGAGAGCTGACAGTTTAAGGTGTGTCCTTTTTCCCCTGATGTGTAATCGGCAGGATTGCCGCGTTACCCGAGGTTTTACTTTGGGTAACGCCGGGGTGAGTTGGTGTCAATATTAGCAGTTCGGACAATATGGTTAACTTAAATCCACGCCAGCACGAGGCGATTCAATATATCGGCAGCCCTCTTTTGGTTTTGGCCGGCGCAGGCAGCGGCAAAACTCGGGTTATTACCCAAAAAATCGTGCACTTGATTCGTCAATGCGGCATATCGCCACGGCACATTACCGCAGTCACTTTCACCAACAAAGCCGCTCGTGAAATGCAATCACGGGTACGGGAGTTGCTGAATAAGGGCGAAGGTAAAGGCCTGAGTGTGTCGACCTTTCATACTCTTGGGTTGAACATTATACGCCGGGAAGTTGCTGCGGCTGGATTAAAACCGGGTTTCTCTATTTATGATTCCCAGGACTGTCAAAGTTTGCTTAAGGACTTGATGCACAAAACGTTTGGTGGCGATGACGATCTGGATTTTCACCAGCGCCATATTTCGCATTGGAAAAATGCCCAGATCAGCCCACAACAGGCGTTGACCGAAGCCGCGGGCAGCGATGCGGTGGTGAAACTAACGGCGACCGCCCGTTTGTACGAAGTCTATGATCGGCATATGAAGGCCTATAATGCCGTAGATTTTGACGATTTAATTCGTATTCCTGTGGAATTACTGCAGAATGATGCGGCCGTCCGCGAAAAGTGGCAAAACCGGATTCGTTATCTGTTGGTAGACGAGTACCAGGACACCAATACCAGCCAATACCTGTTAGTGAAATTGTTGGTGGGTGCGCGAGGTGCCTTAACTGTGGTAGGTGACGATGATCAATCCATTTATGCCTGGCGTGGGGCGCAACCGGAAAACCTGGCTTTGTTACAAAAGGATTTTTTCGATTTAAAAGTGATAAAGTTGGAACAAAATTACCGGTCCACCGGATGTATACTCAAGGCCGCCAATCATTTGATTGCCAACAATCCCCATGTATTCGAAAAATCGCTGTGGA
This region includes:
- a CDS encoding EAL domain-containing protein, whose amino-acid sequence is MNLKTNREQSHSPQILVVDDERDARLLIRKELEAAGFGVYESPDGVSALTDITRYQPDLVLLDVKMPGMDGISVCQSIRAMEAFKKIPILMLTGVDGLEYIRRAFDAGATDFINKTTNLGFVSQRIRYVLRNIEQQDALFTNQRQLEEAQRVAKLGYWKFSVDISNFSLSEQARKILCISPTGFDNTLNGYLNLIHISDRDMMKSAIECALYEKESFSIDYRIIDVTGKKIYIHSQGEVVEGVDGSVIAILATVQDISERKKSEATFEHMALYDGLTDLCNRSLFQNRLAHSMAMAHREEKLLALCFLDLDNFKQVNDTLGHAVGDELLKSVAKRLKSSMRQGDVIARLGGDEFGIVVEGLSTIDELEKIVTKLRNRLGKMHHIRGHDLLVSASIGVTLYPLDSADKNTILANADAAMYKAKELGGNRFCFYSHDMDDRSHRRLDMEQKLRNALKNNELRVYYQPRMQLDSGDIVAVEALLRWQHPDFGLLPPSKFIKIAEETGLIYPIGLWLLKSACTQILKWKRLGLGDLHLAINMSGRQFAQQDMIRHMQKIMLEIGFNPQHLIIEITENVAMRNITSVTETLSQIKAMGAVVAIDDFGAGHSSMNHLQRLPIDMLNIDRSFIMNVAGRERDGATARAIIALAHGLGLKVIAEGVETQTQVDFLRKYKCDAMQGHFISPPVPAAEVVPLLESRELTV